TTTCGAGACGGATGCGACATCAACCTCGGTGTCGGATATGTCAATGAACGGACAATTCCGCACCAACAGATTCAAATTGCCTGTGAAAAAGTTCTCGCTCACCCCGAAAAGTATCGTGCTGCTCTGAATTACGGCGGCGCGCAGGGTTCCCCTAACCTGATTGCGTCGCTCAGACGGTTTCATATTGAGAACCGCATTGGCGGCATCACTGAACAGACACTAAATAACCGAGATATTGTTATCGGTGCGAACGGCGCAACGAGTTTGTTGGAGAGCATCACCCACCTGCTCCCTGCTGGTATCATATTTACCGCAGACCCGATGTATTATATCTACTGCAACGACTTGGAGCGGAAAGGTTTCAAGGTTGTAGCGATCCCCGAAGATGACGAAGGTCTTGACACCGAACGTCTGAAGGCAAAACTCGCGGCACTTGGTAAGGAAAAAGAGGCTATCCGTTTTTTCTACGTTGTGACCGTAAATAACCCCACCTGCACAATCCTGTCCAATAACCGTAAACGCAAACTCGTCGATATTGCTACCCGACTATCCTACGAAGTTGGACGGAAAATCCCACTCTTTTTTGATAACGCGTATAGTGACCTTGTACACGACAGTACCGTCGAACCTTTGGTGTCCGCCTTACGCTATGACACACTCGGCATTGTCTACGAAGTCGGCACCTTGTCAAAGATTCTTGCCCCAGGGCTGCGCATTGGCTATCTCATCGGCTCTAAAGGTCCCTTTCTCAAGAGTATCATCCAGCGTACAAGCGACATCGGTTTCAGTGCACCGTTAATCAATCAGGAGATTGCAAGTTACCTGCTCGACAACGGTATTGAAACACAAATTGAGAGGGTTAATAACGGCTACCAACAGAAGGCGAAACAAGTGAAAACGTGGATGGCGAAACTGCTTGGTGATAATATTCAGGAATGCCGCGGTGGGAGTGCGGGATTCTACTTCTATTTGACACTGGCAAATATCGCAACAGGCGCAACCTCCGACTTTTTCAAGTTTCTGACGCGAACAACTGGACACGAAGCCGTCGATGGTCCTTCGGATGCCCAACACCCAAAAGTAATCTACATTCCGGGTGAACACTGTGTCCATCCAAACGGCGATATGGTTGAGGTCGGGAAGCGGCAGTTACGCATATCTTACGGGTTCGAGGAACTCCCACAGATTCACACAGCGTTGAAACTCATGAAATCGGCGATAGCCTATAGCCAAGAAAATTGATAGCCCTCAATAGGCGCGCTTATAAGACAATATCCCAGAAAGGAAATTGAAAATGCGATTGAAAGATAAAGTTGCGTTATTCGCTGGTGCCGGTTCAAATATGAGCCGCGCAACCGCGCTACTTTTCGCACAAGAGGGCGCGAAGGTAGTCCTCGCCGCACGCACGACAGAGACAATGAACGAAACAGCAGAACGCATCCGTGCCAACGGCGGCGATGTACGAACGCATCAGACCGATTTGACGGACGCAACACAGGTAGACGCACTGGTTGACGCTGCCGTAGCAGAATTTGGTGGCGTTGACTGCCTTATCCACGCAGCGGGTGGGTTCTTCTCAACCGAACACGATATTACGGCAATGGAACCAACGTACTGGGACGGGGCATTACAAAATAACTTGCAAACACTGTTCAACCCTATACGTCGGCTTGTCCCGATTTTAGAGGCACGCGGCGGTGGATGCCTAATTACGATCTCTGCGGGTGAACGGGTACGGCAAGATGCAAACAGTGCTTATGCTGTCGCGAAGGCCGGGATGGTAGCGGCAGCGAAAAACCTCGCGAAAGAGTTGTATGATAAAAATATTCGCGTCCACGCGTTATCTCCAGGTATTATATGGGATCCATTACCAGACGGAGCAATCGCGCCAGCATCAGCACAGCTGGAACGACTCGGGAACCCGATTGATGTCGCCTATGCAGCACTCTGGCTCTGCTCGGACGAGGCGGCGTGGGTCACGGGATTGGAGTTGACGATTGATGGTGGCGATTCGCTATTCATAGATTCGCCAATTCGACGGGAGGTTTTGGCGTAATAGAACTGGGGAAAGCTGGCTCCCGCTATCTTTTATCCCTGTTTTCTTCACTATTCCGCTCAAGATGTTTCTCAATCTTATATAGACTCTTTTCAATATCTCTGAGCAACCTGGCTATTATGATTAGAAGAGTCGTAATTACAATAAATGAGATAAAAGCGAGCATACCCAACAAACTCCGCCGTTAGGGGCATTTAGTTTCAAATTAAATCAACTATCGGATTGTCTAAATTTCTCAATCTTTTTTCAAATCCGGCACCGTTACAAACCGCGCCTACCGAGCTTGGGGGTTCAAAACCAGTATCTACCACTGCACCTGACAAAATTCTTCGTAATCAATCAGTTCGTGGATAGTCGGATTTTCGCCGCACACCGGGCAATTACTATCTTGTCGGAGTTTGAGTCGGTTGAAATTCATCGTTAGCGCGTCAAAAAGCAGAAGCGTTCCGATTAAGGAATCGCCGATGTCTAAAAGAATTTTGATCGCTTCAACAGCCTGGATTGTGCCGATGATACCGGGAAGGACACCAAAGACCCCTGCCTCTTGACAACTCGGTACCATTCCCGCTGGCGGCGGTTCCGGATAGAGGCATCGATAACACGGTCCTTTACCCGGATAGAAGACGGTAACTTGACCTTCAAACTGGAAGATGCTCCCGTGAACAATCGGTTTGCCGAGCATAACGCATGCATCGTTGATGAGGTAACGCGTCGGTAGGTTGTCACATCCGTCCACAACCAGGTCGTACTGCTCCAGAATCTGGAAGGCGTTTTCCGAGGTAATCCGTTCAGTGTAAGGGATCACTTTGACATCGGGGTTCATCTCTGCGATAGTGGCTTCCGCGGATTTCGTTTTTGGGATGCCGATGTCGCTCGTGCCGTGCAAGATTTGGCGCTGCAAATTACTGAGATCAACCACATCGTCATCAATGATACCGAGTGTGCCGACCCCTGCCGCAGCAAGGTAGACACCAACAGGCGAACCAAGCCCCCCTGCACCGATGAGCAGCACTTTTGATTCCAGCAGCTTCGTCTGCCCCATCCCGCCGACCTCGCTGAGGATAATATGTCGGCTGTAGCGTTCAATCTGTTCGTTGCTGAAGTTAAACATCTTATGCTCCCAAATTGGAAAGGAGTTCCGAAATCGGTTTATCTGAATTCGCTGAGATTCGCAGCGCGAACCGTTCGCGTGCGTCTTCGGAGGTGCGTTCCACCGTGAAATCGTCACCACCGTACATCTGTTGTAAGACAGGTATCAGGTCCGCTTCAATAGATGCAGCAACTTCCGATGTATTCGGTGCAATATGGCGGTTGTTTATCATGAACAGGAGATCACCACCGTTGAAATGTACTGCATTTTCCAACTCTGCCGATGCCTCAAGTTGCTCACATTTGGAAAGCACCTCTGCAAGTGCTTGGCGAATCTTACCAGCGTTATCCCCTTCAACTGCATGCTTCCGGTTGTAGAGGAAACCGTGTTCGTGGTAAGCGTTATCAATACTATAGTTGGCTTGTTTCAAAATCAACAACACACCCGGTCCCGCATCAACGTGTGAGTAGTCAGCGTAGTTCAGGTAGTCGTCTGAATCCGCCTCCTCCATCCAGCGATTGAAGACTTTGATGAAGTTGGTGTAGTTGATTTTGCTCTCTTCGGTTGTAAAAACCTTGACGTTAATCTGTTGTAGATCCATTCTGCTAAAAAAATTTCCTTTCGTCAGTGAGTGACAAGGCAGTTAGGGATGCCTATACTGAATAAAAACACTAAGACTTATCTATTCGGCTGCGAGTTCTTGTACATTCTGTCCATCAATGCTAACAACGGTAACTTGTGTCGCCTCTAACCAGAAAATCTCGCCTTTACTATTACAGACACAGACTAATGCGTACTCGCCTTCTTCCACATCAGCCATCAAATTTCCGAGAAAAACATTCGGTTTCGAGGATTGAAAGACCCCGAAACCCGCACCGAGCATACAGTAACGTTTGCCTGTCTCGTTATGTTTAACGATTGTTGCCATCTATTTCTCCGTAGGTATACTGCATTTCAGGGTTATTCGCCGAATTGACTGCTTCTTTATTATAGCGCAAGTTTGCGTGAAAGTCAATTTTTATTGTGGCGCGGTTGGTCGCTCTGCCACATGCGCCTTTTGTAAAGTATCGGCTTCAAGGTTAGCATTTTCGCACGCCAACGGCTTGATTGAAAGTTGATAGCCGAGTGCTTTGAGAACGGTGCCAAGCGCATCAATCAGCGGTGTCTCTTTGTTGGAAAGCATCTCTGAAAACGCCTGGGGTTCCATATCGGCACGTTTTGCAAGTTCGGAAACGCCACCTTGTGCCTCAACAACAGTTTCAAGTGCCCTTAGAACCACAGCAAGACTCCTGTAAATGTAGTAGTCGTCAAGAATTGCCTGAAGATAACCAATCGCTTCATCTCGATCAGCAAGTACTTCAATGAGATAGTCGCGCCATATTCCCATTTTTCGCATTAGCGAACCTCCTTGTATTGCAACCAATATTCTTTTGCACGTGCAATGTCGCGCGTCTGTGATGACTTGTCACCGCCACAGAGCAAAAGCACTATTGTCCCACCTACTTGTCCAAAATAGATGCGATAACCTGCCCCAAAGTGAAGACGCAATTCAAAAACCCCCTCACCAACAGATTTGTAATCACCAAAATTGCCATCTTCAAACTGAGCAAGCCGCGCACGAATTTGTCTTTGTGTCTTTTGATTCCTAATCGATCTCAACCATTGCATGAAAGGTTGTCGACCATTTGGCGTGCGGTAGATTTGTATTTCTCGTGGATGTACGTCACGCATTATCGACTAATTCATTTCCCCTGGGCAACTTTTGGTAGACTAAAAAAGCGATTGCCTGACCCGCCCGTTTCGGGCGCGGGCGGCAATCGCCTTTGTGTGAAACTTAGTTCCGATGAACCACAATCTTAGACTTTACTCACCTTTCCGGACGGTAAGGCGGTAGTGTTTTCCAACCTTCTTGGTGTCAACAATCTCATGCCCATCATTGCTAAGGCTCTTTGGCACGTTCTCGAAGGGTTCACCATCGTCAATGGTAACCTCCAGAAGCTGACCGATGTCCATTGTTTCCAAGCGGACTTTTGCTTGGACATAGTTGAACGGGCAGGCAACACCTTTAAGATCGAGGCTATCAACGATTTCCTCAACGGGTTTCGTCTCCTTGACAACTCTCGGCTTCCGTGCCGGGCGCGAGCGGCGCTTTTTACGACGGCTCTCTTCCTCTTCTTCCTGCTTGATGCGCATACGATTATAAACGTTATGCGATTCTTCTACAAAGAGAGTGGCTTCTTCAACCCGACGGTGTGCCAATTCGTGATCGAATGTAGAGATATCCTCTTCCATTGCCTTGAAGATATGCGCACCGTAACCCGGGAAGAAGTTACCGGGTTCAAAGAAGTGCGGGCGGAAGTCGTT
This DNA window, taken from Candidatus Poribacteria bacterium, encodes the following:
- a CDS encoding PLP-dependent aminotransferase family protein codes for the protein MMIRDVLLSEYGKISSIPSPVNQLMTDFAVGFRDGCDINLGVGYVNERTIPHQQIQIACEKVLAHPEKYRAALNYGGAQGSPNLIASLRRFHIENRIGGITEQTLNNRDIVIGANGATSLLESITHLLPAGIIFTADPMYYIYCNDLERKGFKVVAIPEDDEGLDTERLKAKLAALGKEKEAIRFFYVVTVNNPTCTILSNNRKRKLVDIATRLSYEVGRKIPLFFDNAYSDLVHDSTVEPLVSALRYDTLGIVYEVGTLSKILAPGLRIGYLIGSKGPFLKSIIQRTSDIGFSAPLINQEIASYLLDNGIETQIERVNNGYQQKAKQVKTWMAKLLGDNIQECRGGSAGFYFYLTLANIATGATSDFFKFLTRTTGHEAVDGPSDAQHPKVIYIPGEHCVHPNGDMVEVGKRQLRISYGFEELPQIHTALKLMKSAIAYSQEN
- a CDS encoding SDR family NAD(P)-dependent oxidoreductase produces the protein MRLKDKVALFAGAGSNMSRATALLFAQEGAKVVLAARTTETMNETAERIRANGGDVRTHQTDLTDATQVDALVDAAVAEFGGVDCLIHAAGGFFSTEHDITAMEPTYWDGALQNNLQTLFNPIRRLVPILEARGGGCLITISAGERVRQDANSAYAVAKAGMVAAAKNLAKELYDKNIRVHALSPGIIWDPLPDGAIAPASAQLERLGNPIDVAYAALWLCSDEAAWVTGLELTIDGGDSLFIDSPIRREVLA
- the moeB gene encoding molybdopterin-synthase adenylyltransferase MoeB, coding for MFNFSNEQIERYSRHIILSEVGGMGQTKLLESKVLLIGAGGLGSPVGVYLAAAGVGTLGIIDDDVVDLSNLQRQILHGTSDIGIPKTKSAEATIAEMNPDVKVIPYTERITSENAFQILEQYDLVVDGCDNLPTRYLINDACVMLGKPIVHGSIFQFEGQVTVFYPGKGPCYRCLYPEPPPAGMVPSCQEAGVFGVLPGIIGTIQAVEAIKILLDIGDSLIGTLLLFDALTMNFNRLKLRQDSNCPVCGENPTIHELIDYEEFCQVQW
- a CDS encoding type II toxin-antitoxin system RelE/ParE family toxin; the encoded protein is MRDVHPREIQIYRTPNGRQPFMQWLRSIRNQKTQRQIRARLAQFEDGNFGDYKSVGEGVFELRLHFGAGYRIYFGQVGGTIVLLLCGGDKSSQTRDIARAKEYWLQYKEVR